ATACTGTGTGAATTAGGTGCGGCAGGGTCTAGCAAAGCATTGAGGAACCGGTGCTGTAAGCTATCCAGTGAGGCTGTCGTCACTTCAGGCCTCCTCATACAAACGGCTGCCGCTCATCACATCGGGCACCATAAAACCGAGCGGAGTGGAAAACCCGCCATTATTTGCTGTTTGTTGTTGGATCGGTTGCGGATTCATATCGCTTATCGCTGTTGCTGCAATCCATTCCCGCGCACGCAATACTTCTGCATGAAGTTGCTCAAAGGGCGGTACATCGCCATCCCACTCCAATAAGGTAGCCGCGCCTGCGGATCTGTGCCAAGCAGTGTGAAATAGCCGCCACACATCGTCACATACGGGGCCATCGTGGGTATCAATAATATGTGTGCCGCAATGTTGATGACCTGCAAGATGCAATTGCACTACAGAATCAAACGGAAATTCATCAAGGTAAGCCTGCGGATCTGTGCCCGCATTAAAACAACTGACGTATACATTATTGATATCCAACAGCAAGCGACAATCCGTTGCGGCGCAAAGTGCACGCAAAAATTGTGGTTCGCTGATAGTTGAATGCCGAAAACGCACATAAGTGCTGGGGTTCTCCAACACCAACGGGCGCTGGAGAATATCCTGCACTTGAT
The nucleotide sequence above comes from Cellvibrio sp. PSBB023. Encoded proteins:
- a CDS encoding DUF692 domain-containing protein → MEQIDRGNYQLGLGVGLRNVHFEHIVREQPPVDWFEAISENFMDSGGRPRAMLRRIAEHYPIVLHGVSMSIGSTDPLNLDYLHRLKKLVDEIQPRWVSDHLCWTGVLGLNSHDLLPLPLNEDVLQHLIPRVHQVQDILQRPLVLENPSTYVRFRHSTISEPQFLRALCAATDCRLLLDINNVYVSCFNAGTDPQAYLDEFPFDSVVQLHLAGHQHCGTHIIDTHDGPVCDDVWRLFHTAWHRSAGAATLLEWDGDVPPFEQLHAEVLRAREWIAATAISDMNPQPIQQQTANNGGFSTPLGFMVPDVMSGSRLYEEA